A window of the Bacillus marinisedimentorum genome harbors these coding sequences:
- a CDS encoding Maf family protein → MKRLILASGSPRRKELLENAGISFEVVPSTIEERMDETKEVHDIVMSLALQKAADVAKSYPEGFVLGADTVVALDGEILGKPEDDMAAREMLKTLSGRVHTVYTGVALVTPQAEKTFYSSTDVRFWNLTEEEIESYLASGEPYDKAGAYGIQGLGALFVKEISGDYFSVVGLPVSRTVRELSALGFFKN, encoded by the coding sequence ATGAAGCGATTGATTCTGGCATCCGGTTCTCCAAGGAGGAAAGAACTGCTTGAAAACGCAGGGATTTCCTTTGAGGTTGTGCCGAGCACAATTGAAGAGAGAATGGATGAAACAAAAGAAGTGCATGACATCGTCATGTCGCTTGCACTGCAAAAAGCTGCAGATGTTGCAAAAAGCTATCCTGAAGGGTTTGTACTCGGGGCGGATACAGTGGTGGCGCTTGATGGGGAAATATTGGGCAAGCCGGAAGACGATATGGCGGCGCGCGAAATGTTAAAGACTCTGTCCGGCCGTGTACACACTGTATATACAGGCGTGGCCCTGGTAACTCCGCAAGCAGAGAAAACATTTTATTCATCAACCGATGTCCGTTTTTGGAATCTTACCGAAGAAGAAATAGAATCTTATCTGGCAAGCGGCGAGCCGTATGATAAAGCTGGTGCCTATGGCATACAGGGTCTCGGCGCGCTGTTTGTGAAAGAAATCAGCGGCGATTATTTCAGTGTTGTCGGGCTTCCTGTTTCAAGGACAGTCCGGGAACTGTCCGCACTCGGCTTTTTTAAAAATTGA
- a CDS encoding LysM peptidoglycan-binding domain-containing protein, whose amino-acid sequence MINKLDRKEWMIIGGAAFMVFMLLMALYFFYIRPHGGELTRLENELETEQKLLAALEETRVKTGGGESAAVDLQQKIPVKLFQEQVILDIERAETVSGSLLLKADFAGPEEGAEKKASAAGVTEEHPKPEGLIPMDTVLEVEAEDYYALEDFLKTFEKQKRHYQIVSFSFTGNPERTALSERQNPLAFSVKLRNYYYPSLAGKFEFGPAFHAPQPAYKENPLVSGAFFNETSGSEEGDRDTASVEDSVQSESSGDDTAARSTIMTHTVLSGETLYSISMKYFNSRSGETVIRNYNNLNGDNVHAGQKLKIPVY is encoded by the coding sequence ATGATCAATAAGCTTGATAGAAAAGAATGGATGATCATCGGCGGAGCTGCATTCATGGTCTTCATGCTCCTTATGGCCTTATATTTCTTTTATATCCGTCCGCATGGGGGAGAACTTACCCGGCTTGAAAACGAACTTGAAACGGAGCAGAAACTGCTGGCAGCTCTCGAGGAAACTAGAGTGAAAACCGGCGGCGGTGAGAGCGCAGCGGTGGATCTTCAGCAAAAAATACCCGTGAAGCTTTTTCAGGAGCAGGTCATTCTCGACATTGAACGTGCGGAAACTGTTTCGGGAAGCCTCCTGTTAAAAGCTGATTTTGCCGGTCCTGAAGAAGGTGCCGAAAAAAAGGCTTCCGCGGCAGGGGTCACGGAAGAGCATCCGAAACCGGAAGGCTTGATTCCTATGGATACAGTACTTGAGGTAGAGGCTGAAGATTACTATGCTCTAGAAGATTTTTTGAAAACTTTTGAAAAACAAAAACGGCATTATCAGATTGTTTCCTTTTCGTTTACCGGCAACCCGGAGAGAACAGCTTTAAGTGAAAGACAGAATCCACTCGCTTTTTCAGTGAAACTGCGGAACTATTACTATCCTTCTTTAGCCGGAAAGTTTGAATTCGGCCCGGCATTTCATGCACCGCAGCCGGCTTATAAAGAAAACCCCCTCGTTTCAGGGGCGTTTTTCAATGAAACATCCGGTTCAGAGGAAGGGGATCGGGACACAGCTTCCGTGGAAGATTCAGTACAATCCGAATCATCCGGGGACGATACGGCGGCCCGGTCTACGATCATGACTCACACCGTTTTAAGCGGTGAAACACTATATTCCATCTCAATGAAGTATTTTAACAGCAGAAGCGGGGAAACGGTCATCCGCAATTATAACAACCTCAATGGTGATAACGTGCATGCCGGGCAAAAACTCAAAATTCCTGTTTACTGA
- the radC gene encoding RadC family protein yields the protein MIRDYPDTERPRERMLSEGASGLSNTELLAILLRSGTKDTSVMELAGSLIRHFEGLRMLKNASVEELTGINGIGEAKAVQILAAVEIGRRIGRLQYNDRYAVRSPEDGARFVMDDMRFLTQEHFVCLYLNTKNQVLHRQTVFIGSLNASIVHPREVFKEAFRRSAASIICIHNHPSGDPAPSREDIEVTKRLVECGRIIGIEVLDHLIIGDQKFISLKEKGYV from the coding sequence ATGATAAGGGATTATCCTGATACGGAGCGCCCGCGGGAACGGATGCTCTCAGAAGGAGCTTCCGGCCTGTCGAACACGGAGTTGCTGGCCATCCTGCTTCGTTCGGGGACTAAAGATACGTCGGTCATGGAACTTGCCGGGAGCCTTATCCGGCATTTCGAAGGACTCCGCATGCTGAAAAATGCTTCTGTGGAAGAACTGACGGGAATCAACGGAATCGGTGAAGCGAAAGCGGTCCAAATTCTTGCAGCAGTGGAAATCGGCCGCAGGATTGGCCGCCTCCAGTACAATGACCGATATGCAGTAAGGTCCCCTGAAGATGGTGCCAGGTTTGTGATGGATGATATGCGTTTTTTGACGCAGGAACATTTTGTCTGTTTGTATTTGAACACAAAGAACCAGGTGCTGCACCGGCAGACTGTATTCATAGGAAGTTTGAATGCGTCCATTGTTCATCCGCGAGAGGTTTTCAAAGAGGCCTTCCGGAGATCGGCTGCTTCGATCATCTGCATCCATAACCACCCGAGCGGGGATCCGGCGCCGAGCCGCGAAGACATTGAAGTTACGAAACGCCTTGTCGAATGCGGCAGAATCATTGGCATTGAAGTACTTGATCATTTGATTATCGGAGATCAAAAATTCATTAGTTTGAAAGAAAAAGGATACGTATGA
- the pilM gene encoding type IV pilus biogenesis protein PilM, whose protein sequence is MLFSGLLAKNKPVNLIIKDYTIRLLELKQKDPLTIKSHKERTLPHGVILNGVIQDAETLGLILDECAADWGIKGRPVRFLVPDPYIVIRQIKIPGSLADDEIKGHLFMELGASIHLPFEDPVFDFILTGKEGDEKIILLFAAPEPVVRQYAELLEEARLRPVAADISPLSIYRLFHAAGQTKPDDHLLLVQADLDMMNVSVFHKDRPVFMRHLKMDMDGTEWEFTNNRQGLQEIKWGGAPEELFGQLEDAATEVERIINFYRYSLNQGREGVTAILLNGDHPELSFIEMRLAERFELPVFRINQHNVQAEGADDILPSSFYTAAGLALKEVL, encoded by the coding sequence ATGCTTTTTTCTGGATTACTTGCGAAAAACAAGCCGGTCAACCTGATCATCAAGGACTATACAATCCGGCTGCTTGAGCTCAAACAAAAAGATCCGCTGACCATCAAGTCGCACAAGGAAAGGACGCTTCCTCACGGCGTCATTCTTAACGGCGTGATTCAGGATGCTGAAACTCTTGGCCTTATTTTGGATGAGTGTGCGGCTGACTGGGGAATAAAAGGAAGGCCTGTCCGATTTCTTGTGCCTGATCCTTATATTGTCATCCGGCAAATTAAAATACCGGGTTCGCTTGCCGATGATGAAATTAAAGGCCACCTTTTCATGGAACTCGGTGCCAGCATTCACCTGCCATTTGAAGATCCAGTCTTTGATTTCATCCTGACCGGTAAAGAGGGGGATGAGAAAATCATTCTATTGTTTGCTGCACCGGAACCGGTCGTAAGGCAGTATGCCGAATTACTGGAAGAAGCCAGGCTTCGTCCTGTTGCTGCTGATATTTCACCGTTATCGATCTACCGGCTTTTCCATGCAGCCGGACAGACAAAACCGGACGACCATCTGCTGCTTGTACAGGCTGACTTGGATATGATGAATGTGAGTGTATTCCATAAGGACAGGCCGGTTTTTATGAGGCATCTGAAAATGGATATGGACGGGACGGAATGGGAGTTCACCAATAATCGCCAGGGCTTGCAGGAAATCAAGTGGGGCGGAGCACCTGAGGAATTGTTCGGCCAGCTGGAGGATGCGGCAACTGAAGTTGAACGGATCATCAACTTTTACAGGTACAGTCTTAACCAGGGCAGGGAAGGGGTTACCGCTATTTTGCTGAATGGTGATCACCCGGAACTGTCTTTTATCGAAATGAGGCTTGCTGAACGGTTTGAATTGCCGGTATTCCGTATCAATCAGCACAATGTTCAAGCCGAAGGTGCTGATGACATCCTTCCCTCATCGTTCTACACAGCTGCAGGCCTTGCGCTGAAAGAGGTGCTGTGA